In Rosa rugosa chromosome 4, drRosRugo1.1, whole genome shotgun sequence, the genomic stretch ATAAAGAAAGTGATGCTGATAAGAACAATAGGCTAAAAGGTAAGAAGATGTTGAGTAACCAGAGTAGAAACTTTctcctttgttttcttttcctggTTTAAACTATAACTGGGTGCTTGGGCTAGAGCATGCAAGTGTTTACGGtgttataagttataacaatAATCATTGTATGGAAAAAAGTCAAGAGTTGTTTTGGTTCATATAATGCTTGGATGAAAATACCAAGTATTATCTATTATCAAATAGTAATGATGCGTATATAACGAGGATTATTACTTGTAAATAGTAAAATTAAATACCTCACAAACCTGGACACCATAAAGCTAGAGTGTGCAAGTGTTTACGGTGTTATAAGTTTATAACAATAATCATTGTATGGAAAAAGTCAATAGTTGTTTTGGTTCATATAATGCTTGGATGAAAGTACCAAGTATTATCAAATAGTAATGATCGTATATAATGAGGACTATTACTTGTAAATAGTAAAATTAAATACCTCACAAAGCTGGACAGCTGTGATATCTTTCTTGCCTTGTTGGTACCATAGTACAAAAGCCAAATAATAAGGATAGTTACTGTTCTCATCGATCTTAATTGTGATATTTTTGTTGGGGTAGCTGCATGAAACACTGTTTGGGAAGGGAGTCAGAGAGACCAATACTTGAATTAGAAACCATCATCCTAATTAAGTCTACCACAAATTAAGAGCCAGAAGTTGATAGCTAGACATGTTGGTCCAGTATTTAGGCTCTTACCGTCTGTATTCAATATCAACTATACCAAGAGATAATAGAGAAGCAGCTGCATCAGTTGTTTGAGCCATCCGGGCAAACGCTCGTTGGCTGAGGATAAAGTCTGTGTGATCACTGCTGCCTGAATCTGTTATAACTATAGTTACTCCTTTGTCTGAGCAGTAGCCGCCGTTTGTGCACCTCACCTAGTGAGGATGAAGGATAAAAGTTATCACCTCAAACAGTACACACACCGTTGAGACTTGAGAATATAAAGATCATATTTTGGAATTCTGTAGCCTTGCTTCACACTTTATTAAAAACCCCTGTATTACAGCACAGAAAAAGACACATCTCTAATCTTCATGGTTTAGCAGTCTTACCTGGTAACAAGCACCACATCCAACCCCTTTGCGATAGAGGTCAGAGGCTGCTGACACATCCCCACCATTAATTGTTGCTCCAAACGAACCGAACCCGCATTCACCTCCTACAGTTCAATAGAAAAGGTATTaataagaaaaatcaaaatatgcttttcatttttatttttattttttgttcaaatGGAAGTTAAAATCTTCTTACTATCTGTTCCTTGTGTTTCAGAATTCGGATAATAAGCTGCTCGAGATTGAACAAAGCAGTCATTACAGGTTGCAGCCTTGCCGCCCAGTGTTTGtaagagaagaaaaacaatgaaaagGCACAAAGGTGATTGCAGACAGAAAGCCATTGTAGGACAGAAGATGAGCAAAATCAATGAGAGGTATAGCTGGAATGTTGCATGAAGCTAAATGGTTACACTAGTATTTATAGTAACTATGAAGACTTCAATTTGGTAAACCTCACCAACTTTGACATTCTGCTGTTACTACTGTTCTCTCACCTGCCTTCCTAGCTATAGGTTTGTTTACCTGATTTAGATTATTATTGTGGAAAACTTGTTTACAACTTTCTAAAAGTCGTCGTGAATGTGACTGCGATATATCTCCCCCTTTTGAATCTCTTGTATTAAATTACAAAAagtcatcattttttttttttgagaatgagaaACAGTCATTATTTAACCTGTATTCAAGTGTGAATCATTATAGTTACCAAATCCTAGTTGCAAAATCCAATGAGTGCATGCTCTATCTTTCTCTATTAGGCAGTCTTAAGATCGataatctctttttctcatatTTTGGTTGCTCTCCATTTGATTTTTCAAGTAAGAAGCAATAAAGCATGCACCTCGATAAGAACTTTTAGATGAGAAATATTTGATTCTTACAACGTAATTGAATTGTGTGTGCTGTTATTTGACCGTGGTAGGCATAGTTGAAACTGACTTTCGAAAACCAGAGAGAGAGGTCAGAATTAAAGATTGAGACCTTTGAATGAAATGAATGAATATGCAATGGATTTACTTGAAATATAATTAGGAGGCAAGAGTTCGGTGTTTTTGCACTATGAAACCATATGTTAGGCATCTATAATGTTCCCACGTAGTAAAAGTTTGCATTAATCCAGTTATGACTTCATTATGAGAGCATGCTTTTTTCATGTTCATTAGACAAAGATGGCTCAAACTATAAAAGGTGTTTGCCAACCACATTAAAGGAAAACACATTGTTTCCTGCACAAGTATATTTTAATTTAGTGTAAAATAACCATAGTGGGTCACTATTCAATTGATGGGATATCAGACATGGTATGGTAATTTGTACTTAGGCTCAAAGCATCGTTCAACTTGTAAGATGTCATTGTTTCTTGAATTTGACTCCAAGCAGGCCCCTAACAACGAACTTTTATGAAGTTATTCTATTACGTATAGTGCAGGCATAGCACATATGAAACCTAGTTTGAAAATGCATATACTCATATGGGAGAATGTTCATCATTTTCTCtgaagttgtttatttgattggCTGACCAAGACTATAAAATATGTTGACAGGCTTGTGAAGATGCTTTACAGTTGCATGCCGAGGTAGACTGccattgaagaaaagaaaagaaatccatTCAACCAAATTAATCAGCCATGACATGGAAACCACTTTGAGGGTTTCAAGGTCCCACCAACGACAACTCCTCCGTCTCAATTTGATACGTAAGTAAGAGGTAAGAGCTGGGAATAGCTTGAAACGTTGCATCATAAGGTTGCAAGGCATTTTAGATTTTATACCGCAGACCTGCAGTTAACTGGTGGTTTAGTTTTTGAAGAAAATGGAAGTGAGATTCTATGTATAGACAGGCTTGTGAAGATGCGTTACAGTAGCATGCCGAGGTAGACTGccattgaagaaaagaaaagaaatccatTCAACCAAATTAATCAGCCATGACATGGAAACCACTTTGAGGGTTCAAGGTCCCACCAACGATAACTCAGTCTCAATTTGAATAGGTAAGTAAGAGGTAGGAGCTGGGAATAGCTTGAAACGTTGCATCGTAAGGTTGTAAGGCATTTTATACTGCAGACCTGCGGTTCCTTTCAACTGGTGGTTTAGTTTTTGAAGAAAATGAAAGTGAGATTCCATATATAGACACCCTACAAATTGCTCAATATACCGTACGTTTTTCTTCTATGCAGTTTTGTGAACTACAGTAGTACCTACACAAAAACACTTTGCTGAGATGCTCCAAACTTCTTCAAACTTGATAACCTGCTTTAAATATTTAAGAGATTCAAGCTGCTATATATTATTATGAAGCTACAGTTCATCAAAGCAACAGTAAAACCCAGAACGTGATTCTTCAAAGGATTGGAAGGCCAAGTACCACAACATTCACTTAACCAGAAAATTTGTTGGCGGCCATGAAGGGTATCTGATGCATTGCCGGCTACAGAGTGCTGACCTGCATAATGGGTTGTGGAGAAGATTTTGGAACATTAATATTAGGTCAAAACATCAATTTCCCTATTGAACGTACCAAATTGTGAAAAACTAAATCGGACGTCCCATACTCCCATcatagattaaaaaaaaaccatctATGTCCTGCCGGATCTGCCTATCAAGTGCTAAATATATTGTAACTGTAAACATTAGTTTTTATTGAAGTATGGACTATGGAGGATTAGAGGCATAAGCATGTCAATACTTTCTCCTGCATCTACAATCCAAACAAGCTATACCATTACAAAGATATTGAAAGATTTATTTCTCCTGTTTCAATCGCCTTTATGAGACCTCATGAATTACTTTTTGCTCGTATTATTTTGAAGGTTTGCTAATGAGTTCATTAACTTACATATATGGGAACAAGCCGGCGAAAGTTATTGCTTCTTCTCAGCTATCAGTATACTAGTCCATCTGTTGATGCTCTTGCCAATCACGTTGCAAGAACTATTAGAGCCGACACAGAAAGGATTCCAACAACGAGCTTGGATATCTGTGCAATCTGTGTGCAAGAAGCTCGAGAGGGCTACGGTATTGTACTAGCCGATTACAAGCAAGGAGTGGCATGAGGGGAAcaatgaccaaaatatcgagtttcAAGAAAATATTAATGGTCCCGAAAATAGAAATTTTGACGGAAATATCATGGATATATCAATTTCagtaaataatcaagaaaaatgatgaaaATTTGATATGGAAAAGAATATATATCACAATGTTGCACATATATAGAATATATATTACAATGTTGATTGAATATATATCACATCTGGAAAAGAATATATATTGATCGGACATTTGGATATATATCACATctggaaaaaaatatatattgattGGACATTTGGATATGTATCACATCTGGAAAAGAATATATATTGATTGGATATATGTCACATTTGTAAAAGGATATATATCACAATATTGCACATATAATACATATGCAGGTACAGCAGAGATGGCAAGGCTTTCGAAGTGTATGGAGGCAAGCAATGTTTGAATCTTGATGCCCCCAATTTgtttttggatttgaatttagCTGGAATTCAATTGGAATCATGTGTTGGGGTCGCTGACTTAGCGTTGCATGTGAGAATGTTCAGTTAATTTTGAAAGTTTCCGGAAAGTTCTGAGAAAATCGCGATATCTCCATTATTTTGCGAGAtattgagaaattttgaaaaaatcAGACGAAATTCTCTTGGTAAATAAATGACATATCACCACCTAAAAAAAAGGTTGGAGGGGAAACCTATTGGGCTTAGCTGTGGTGCATGACCAACTATGATGAAATTGGACGGTGGTTCGGTGGTTCCAACCTAGTGCATGAGATGATTAAGTTAAATATATATGGTTAATGATCATCCAAAATAAATTTGCTTCGACCtagataattttttatttaaggCCTGGGTGTTTTAGCCCGAAAGTCCGGCTCGGCCCGTCTCGAGGCCCGTACGATCTTGGCGGTGTTAAATATTGTGAGAAACGGTCCGGTCTCGGTGTGAAGAGTTTCATTAAAAAAACAGACCCGTCAGGCCCGAAATATTGACCAAAAGGCAGGTGTCTTTATAATATTGGTCTTtatcttcagttcttcttcacTGTCTATCAAGGCCAACGAGGAAGCCAAAATTAATTGAAAGCTCGTCCTATAAATTTCATTGTCCAAAATTCTCAATTTAGGGTTGGGTTTTTCGGCAACAAGATGAAAGCTTCAGTCAAATTCCGGGAGGACCAAAAGCCATTGCGGAGGGTCAAAGTGCCTCTCAGCATCTTGGGCTTGCCATTCCAATTCCAAATCGTTGCCGGCTAGTCCAAGGAGCTCACTCTCAACCTCGGCACCTTCTTCGAATACGTAGCTCGCCTACCGCCCCAAAGGCACGTGGAACcccttcttcatcgtcatcaaGACGACATccggcccgaaagcccgaaattCTACACCTCCCTTTTAGGTTTTAGAGGCTCTAAAGATAAGAGTAACTTTTTGAAAGTGCGACTATAATAAGTACGAGTACTGTTCACAATTACAACCATGTGGATTCTCACATTGTGAGATATGTTCATAGCAGGACCAGCCTgatgaaacaaaaataatatatctGAAAGCACTTAACCAAATGAAGATGCAAAATGACCATCTTACTGAATCAAACAGATGAcaattaagaaaaacaaagactATCGATGATTTTGCAAGTTATGTTGAAGAAATATATATAGACCGTAAGAGAGTTCTAACCCCTGATCATAACATTTAGGGGAACAAAGCTTGGTGTAAAGGCACATGCACTCGTAATCGTGGATGGCATCCCATTAGCCAATTTAGCCTCCTCTACCATCAGAGGCTCGCCGCAGGTTCTAAGAGTACAAGTAGAAGCATAGAATCCGTCCTCACATAACAGCAATACTAGCCCTTCGTCTCTTATTTTCAGTAGCTGTACCCATATTTTAATTCGCACATCGTATGGTTTAAATGTGCCTATAAATTCGTATTCATGGGTCCAAGACTCGTTCACACCATAATTTTCCATCACCCAGACATTAATTTTGTTAGTCCTGGAGGCAACGAAAGAAAGGCAACCTCTCACTATTACAAGGTTACAGTAGTTGTAATAATAGGCATCATCGTCTAAAATAAAAGGCCGTGATATTTGCTGGAATTGCTCGCTTTCAACATCAAAGGCACATATAGAAACTGGACAAGTGCTTCGAAGACGATCATGAACTACAATGGAATTAAGATATCCATTCATATAAACCATGCGTGAGTTATGAGGAGCAAACAACTCGTAATTATTTGCATCAATGCTTCTCCAAATCTTAGACCCAACTGTCAAAACCTTGGCCTTTGATTCGTTGCAGTGCATAACTAGGACCTTATAGACACGGCTGATGGGACTAAACCCAAAACCAGAAACAAACGGCTTCCTCTCATCTATGAGGGTACGCATTGGAGGAGGAGACAAGTGCAAAGACTCACCAGTCATGGGATTGCATATGTGAAAAGGGGTACTGTAGCGCCATGAGTCCTTTAGACATACGAGGCCGTTGTATGAACCTACAATCTTTACAAAATCATATGACATGCCGTATGAGTCTGCGATTCCATCTTGGGGAAGCTTGACTGCTGCCGAGTTGTAGCTGCTGCTGCTTGAGCTATCAATGTCAACATCGACCAAGAAGTTTCTCCTGGGTCTGCAGATTGAGGGCTTGCTTCCGTAATCCAGAGTGAAGCCGCGGATCAAAAAGCAAGTGGTTGGTGGTGCACGTGAGAATAGGACTTTGGTGAACTGACAGTCTGAGAGATAACCACGCCAAGACTTGCATACACACTTGCACTGAAGGAGTGTTTTGGCTGGGAGTTTACAGAAGATGTCTAGTATTATGTCACTTGGCATTTGGAGAATGTAAGGTTCAAGTGGTTTCATGACTTTCATCTCACTTGCATACGTAACTAGTTGTTACCTTAGTGTGGCAAATTTTCTAGGATGGACGAAGCTCGCTAGCTATAGCGCTGGCTCTGGTTTTGTTCTATATTATATAAAACCAGAATCGATCTACATTATATAAACGATCTCAGTCTTTTTCCTTGTTGCTTATGGAGTAGGATTTACAACGTACAAGCTACAAGATTTTGGGGCGTCTTACAGGAATATTAGAATATAAGGCTAGGATTCATTTACTTGAGAAAATTCTTAAAAAACAAGGTATCTAACCGGCTAGAATATTAAGGGTTTAGGGTCATCCGGTGTCATATGCAACATTAATTTTACTTCATGTGATGTGGAGTCAAGTTCCATGCACTGATAAATCTTGAGACAAGTACTGTTGACCAACCAGATGCACATGTTTAACAGGATATATATGACTAAGTTATTATAGTTGAAGGCAATTTTCATGTCACTTAATGGTGTGATCCTATTGTCGCTGTATTTCCAAACTCCCAAGTTCCTCACTTCCACCTTTTCTTATACTAAGCAAACGTCCAATTGTAGCAGACATGAGGAACGACAATATATCAGTTCTTTTCTGAAGCTCTAGGGCTCTAATCGCCTTGATTAGTTTTGGAACATAGATATTAGTTAAGCTTTGAATTTTTCATATATAAAATCACATACAAAATGGAAACCATTTGGGTTCTCACTCTGTAAGATATGGTCTTAACAGGTCGAGCCAGATGCAACAAAATGAAGACTAAAAATTTAAAAGTGATTAACCAAATGATGATGCAAAATGCCTAGCGTCACTGAATCAAGCGGATAACGTGCAATTAAGAAAACAAAGTAGAGTATTTTATGACATTCTTTGTTATTCAATGCATGTATGAACACATCAGATTGGTGGAGGCTCGATCTTCTTATTATTCTCCTGTCAATTGCGTAAACAAGCATGCATCCGTAATGGAGTAATGGACGACAGCATCCCATTAAAATTCTCGTCTCCAAAAGAAGCTATGTAGACTTGAACACTTATGCCGACGAATTTTTCATCGGTGAAAGTAATTGcacaatttattttatttaatcaaaTAAAAATGTGTAAAAGTAAATAACCAACACTTATTCCGACGACTTGTTTGTTAGTCAAATTAGTCTTCAATTGACTCAAATACTTTGTTTTTTCATTTAATAGAATGAGAGATTAGGCGATATTAACTCTTCTGAGATAGACAATGTAGGGAACATGTCACACCCTCAAACCCGAAAGTGAAGGGTATGCCCCATGAATATTTTGTCACTAAAAATAGTTTCGTGTTTCATTtaccttttttgttttttgcaatAACGCATTAAATTTACTTAGCCGATGACATTCATCGGAAAAAGTAATTCTGCTCTCAATCAAacattaggaaaaaaaaaacaatattagatttttttttttgtcttatttCTTATTAGAAGTCAGAACCCTTTCTGAAGAAGGAAACCGATCCCTAGCTAGGATGGGAGGAAGCTCTTATCCTAGAAACAGTAGGTCATTCCCCAACTATATAAAAGGGTGACAATAATTAAGGTCAGAACATCGACCACGTTAAGTTTTAGGAAAACACTATTTCTGCAATCTCCCACAAATAACGAGAATACTATATATGGCCCAACCCCAACAACTGGTTCCCTATAAAGAAA encodes the following:
- the LOC133746107 gene encoding expansin-like B1; amino-acid sequence: MAFCLQSPLCLFIVFLLLQTLGGKAATCNDCFVQSRAAYYPNSETQGTDRGECGFGSFGATINGGDVSAASDLYRKGVGCGACYQVRCTNGGYCSDKGVTIVITDSGSSDHTDFILSQRAFARMAQTTDAAASLLSLGIVDIEYRRVSCSYPNKNITIKIDENSNYPYYLAFVLWYQQGKKDITAVQLCETENFVCKLLDRTHGAVWTTTSPPTGPLQIRMLFSDDDGDENWVVPVNNIPQDWKAGQTYDSGVQVNI
- the LOC133744762 gene encoding F-box protein At3g07870-like is translated as MKPLEPYILQMPSDIILDIFCKLPAKTLLQCKCVCKSWRGYLSDCQFTKVLFSRAPPTTCFLIRGFTLDYGSKPSICRPRRNFLVDVDIDSSSSSSYNSAAVKLPQDGIADSYGMSYDFVKIVGSYNGLVCLKDSWRYSTPFHICNPMTGESLHLSPPPMRTLIDERKPFVSGFGFSPISRVYKVLVMHCNESKAKVLTVGSKIWRSIDANNYELFAPHNSRMVYMNGYLNSIVVHDRLRSTCPVSICAFDVESEQFQQISRPFILDDDAYYYNYCNLVIVRGCLSFVASRTNKINVWVMENYGVNESWTHEYEFIGTFKPYDVRIKIWVQLLKIRDEGLVLLLCEDGFYASTCTLRTCGEPLMVEEAKLANGMPSTITSACAFTPSFVPLNVMIRG